From a single Deltaproteobacteria bacterium genomic region:
- a CDS encoding DUF971 domain-containing protein: MAEKMALQNEQKREGLVVWDQRGVVVAWGDGQSSRFSWETLRHLSLCTDCREQNPRQPAASSSNHQSI; this comes from the coding sequence ATGGCGGAAAAGATGGCTCTCCAGAACGAACAGAAACGTGAAGGACTCGTGGTATGGGATCAACGAGGGGTGGTGGTTGCCTGGGGAGATGGACAGTCCAGTCGTTTTTCCTGGGAAACGTTACGACACCTCAGTCTCTGCACGGACTGTCGGGAGCAAAATCCTCGACAACCTGCGGCTTCCTCGAGTAATCACCAATCAATCTGA
- a CDS encoding response regulator: MTTVHSTPFRILLVDDSRTFLAAACHALAEDARIEVVGSALSGQEGLELTTQKHPDLVLMDVAMPGMNGMEATRLIKAQPNAPQVVILTSYDLTHYRTAAKVAGADHFISKADFDSQLFPLLETLLAERNLSS, encoded by the coding sequence ATGACAACGGTTCACTCCACCCCCTTTCGCATCCTCCTGGTCGATGACAGTCGGACGTTTCTCGCCGCCGCTTGCCATGCCCTCGCGGAAGACGCGCGGATCGAGGTGGTCGGGAGCGCCTTGTCGGGCCAGGAAGGTCTAGAATTAACGACGCAGAAACACCCCGACCTCGTGCTCATGGATGTGGCCATGCCCGGCATGAATGGCATGGAAGCGACACGCCTGATTAAGGCACAGCCCAATGCCCCGCAGGTGGTGATCTTGACCTCGTACGATCTGACTCACTATCGCACTGCCGCCAAGGTGGCGGGAGCGGATCATTTTATCAGCAAGGCCGATTTCGACTCTCAGCTCTTTCCGCTGCTTGAGACCTTGCTAGCCGAAAGAAATTTGTCTTCTTAG
- a CDS encoding response regulator transcription factor, translating to MKTTAIRVLLADDHALFRAGLRMLLEHIAGVEVVGEANDGREAVQLVKKLKPDIALMDISMAGLNGLEATAQVSQEYPEVRVIVLSMHISEQYVTQALRAGAAGYLLKDAAATELEQAVKTVARGDTYLSQAASQHLVAGYRRRGDGDTRGDQTPARQDEALTSRQREILQLIAEGHTTKQIAALLHRSEKTIEAHRARLMNQLDIHDVAGLVRYAIRIGLVSMEK from the coding sequence ATGAAAACCACGGCGATTCGCGTGCTCCTGGCGGATGACCATGCCCTGTTTCGCGCGGGGTTGCGCATGTTGCTCGAACATATCGCGGGGGTTGAGGTCGTCGGGGAAGCGAACGATGGACGAGAAGCTGTCCAACTCGTTAAAAAACTCAAACCCGATATCGCGCTCATGGATATCTCGATGGCGGGACTCAATGGTCTCGAAGCCACCGCACAAGTGTCGCAAGAATATCCGGAGGTGCGGGTCATCGTCTTGTCCATGCACATTAGCGAGCAATACGTGACCCAGGCTCTACGCGCCGGTGCCGCCGGGTATTTGCTGAAAGATGCGGCGGCGACCGAGCTAGAACAAGCCGTCAAGACGGTCGCGCGCGGCGACACCTACTTGAGTCAGGCAGCGTCGCAACACCTCGTTGCCGGCTATCGACGCCGTGGGGACGGCGACACTCGCGGTGATCAAACTCCGGCGAGGCAAGACGAGGCCTTAACCTCGCGCCAGCGAGAGATCTTGCAACTGATTGCCGAGGGCCATACCACCAAACAGATCGCCGCGCTCTTACACCGCAGCGAGAAAACCATCGAAGCGCACCGCGCCCGTCTGATGAACCAGCTCGACATCCACGATGTTGCCGGACTGGTCCGGTACGCCATCCGCATCGGTCTGGTCTCGATGGAAAAGTAG
- a CDS encoding HAMP domain-containing protein — protein sequence MKAAFFTSLHARLFLLIVLAVLPALGFIVYSDLEQRKLAAVQAQEDALRLAQLAADEQAQLILGAHQFLIALSQLPAVRDGDTVACTTLFANLLTHYPAYANLGAQWPNGDVFCSAAPLPHPVNVAHFAWFQRIVQNRDFTVGEFQQSVLSKDFILVLGYPVLDEANQLRAVVSLSVTLARLNQLVAHSRLPQGSTLTAVDRNGTIVARYPDPQGWLGQTLPQAPLIKAILTQGEGTAKIPGIDSVEHLYAFTQVREAADVVMYVSIGIPTEVAFAAAHQRLVRNLNVLGVMLLLIFAVAWVGSDWIVLRPVHALLRATQQLRAGDLTARSGLPEGLGELDQLVVAFDDMAEALDHREVERERGEAELKRLSRQLLDAQESERRAIARELHDELGQALQALKINLQTAQRFPQNSGQRLQESIGIVDHALQQVRNLSLDLRPSLLDDLGLVAALEWYVDRQAQRVGFVGHFTATPHDLRVDPALETVCFRVVQEALTNVARHAQAQQVWVEVERSETELHLRVRDDGVGFDVPSARERAARGASFGLLGMRERVELIGGSLETTSAPAQGTKIRVRFSLAAVNGMNKQPIPAR from the coding sequence ATGAAAGCTGCCTTTTTTACGAGCCTGCACGCTCGGTTATTCTTGCTTATTGTCCTTGCCGTGCTCCCAGCGCTTGGGTTCATCGTGTACTCAGATCTCGAACAACGCAAACTCGCCGCCGTGCAGGCGCAAGAAGATGCGCTGCGTCTCGCTCAACTCGCTGCGGACGAGCAAGCCCAGCTGATCTTAGGCGCTCATCAGTTCCTGATCGCGTTGTCTCAACTCCCAGCCGTACGCGACGGCGATACCGTAGCGTGCACGACGCTCTTTGCTAATCTGCTCACACATTATCCTGCCTACGCCAATCTTGGAGCACAATGGCCGAATGGCGACGTATTTTGCAGCGCGGCTCCCCTGCCGCATCCGGTCAATGTCGCCCACTTTGCCTGGTTTCAGCGGATCGTACAAAATCGCGACTTTACCGTCGGGGAATTCCAGCAAAGCGTTCTCTCAAAGGATTTCATCTTGGTCCTTGGCTATCCGGTGCTGGACGAGGCCAACCAACTGCGAGCGGTGGTGTCCCTCTCCGTGACTCTTGCTCGCCTCAATCAATTGGTGGCGCACAGCCGTTTGCCCCAGGGTTCTACCCTCACTGCGGTGGACCGTAATGGCACGATCGTCGCGCGGTATCCCGACCCGCAAGGTTGGCTCGGGCAGACGCTGCCGCAGGCACCACTCATCAAGGCAATCCTGACCCAAGGCGAAGGAACGGCCAAAATCCCCGGGATAGATAGCGTCGAGCACCTGTACGCGTTCACGCAAGTCCGGGAAGCGGCTGACGTGGTGATGTACGTCAGCATCGGTATTCCCACGGAGGTGGCGTTTGCCGCCGCGCACCAACGTTTAGTACGCAACTTAAACGTTTTAGGAGTGATGCTCCTCCTCATCTTCGCCGTGGCGTGGGTAGGGAGCGACTGGATCGTCCTCCGTCCGGTGCATGCGCTGCTGCGCGCGACGCAGCAGTTGCGCGCCGGAGATCTCACCGCCCGGTCCGGGCTGCCCGAGGGGTTAGGAGAACTCGACCAGTTAGTGGTGGCGTTTGACGACATGGCGGAAGCGCTTGACCATCGCGAGGTCGAGCGTGAACGTGGGGAAGCCGAGTTGAAGCGTTTGTCCCGCCAACTGCTTGACGCCCAGGAAAGTGAGCGACGCGCCATTGCCCGCGAGTTGCATGATGAACTGGGCCAAGCGCTGCAGGCGCTCAAAATCAACCTGCAAACGGCGCAACGGTTTCCGCAAAACAGCGGCCAGCGGTTACAGGAAAGCATCGGCATCGTGGACCATGCGCTCCAGCAAGTGCGGAATCTCTCGCTCGACTTGCGTCCCTCTCTGCTCGATGACTTGGGGTTGGTCGCCGCATTGGAGTGGTATGTCGATCGCCAGGCGCAGCGGGTGGGTTTCGTTGGCCATTTTACCGCAACCCCGCACGACCTCCGTGTGGACCCGGCGCTCGAAACCGTCTGCTTCCGCGTGGTGCAGGAGGCGTTGACGAACGTTGCTCGGCACGCCCAAGCGCAACAGGTGTGGGTCGAAGTGGAACGGAGCGAAACCGAGCTGCATTTGCGGGTGCGCGACGACGGCGTTGGATTCGATGTCCCCAGCGCACGAGAGCGCGCGGCGCGCGGCGCGAGTTTTGGCTTGTTGGGCATGCGCGAGCGCGTCGAACTTATTGGCGGTAGCCTGGAAACGACCTCCGCTCCTGCTCAAGGTACGAAGATTCGCGTCCGCTTTTCCTTGGCGGCGGTCAATGGTATGAACAAGCAGCCAATCCCCGCTCGCTGA